One segment of Pontibacter akesuensis DNA contains the following:
- the radC gene encoding RadC family protein, whose amino-acid sequence MKDNEATATLPYAQPLNIKTWAEEDRPREKLLLKGKAALSDAELIAILIGSGTTKLTAVDVGKIILSAVGNDLNELARLSVKDLTKHPGIGEAKAISIVSALELGRRRKETAATAKTRITCSTDIYNYIKPQLLDLPHEEFWIILLNRANVVMKKESISSGGVAGTVADPKIIFKRALEHLASSVILVHNHPSGNTKPSAADIALTKKAKEAGQFLDLPILDHIIFTDNDYYSFADEGIL is encoded by the coding sequence GTGAAAGACAACGAAGCCACTGCCACACTGCCATACGCGCAGCCGCTAAACATCAAGACCTGGGCCGAGGAGGACAGGCCACGCGAGAAGCTGCTGCTGAAAGGAAAAGCCGCGCTTTCCGATGCAGAACTCATTGCCATTCTTATTGGTTCGGGCACCACGAAATTAACGGCGGTGGATGTGGGCAAAATTATTCTGTCGGCAGTGGGCAATGATCTGAACGAACTGGCCAGGCTGTCGGTAAAGGACCTGACAAAGCACCCGGGCATAGGGGAGGCGAAGGCCATCTCGATTGTGAGCGCGTTGGAGTTGGGCCGCCGGCGCAAAGAAACGGCAGCTACCGCTAAAACGCGCATCACCTGCTCCACCGACATTTACAATTACATAAAGCCGCAGCTGCTCGACCTACCGCACGAAGAGTTCTGGATTATCCTGCTGAACCGCGCCAACGTAGTGATGAAAAAGGAAAGCATCAGTTCCGGCGGTGTGGCAGGCACCGTGGCAGACCCCAAGATCATATTCAAACGGGCGCTGGAGCACCTGGCCAGCTCCGTCATACTGGTGCACAACCATCCCAGCGGCAACACCAAACCTAGCGCCGCCGACATTGCCCTCACCAAAAAAGCTAAGGAAGCCGGCCAGTTTCTCGACCTGCCCATCCTCGACCACATCATCTTCACCGACAACGACTACTACAGCTTCGCTGATGAGGGAATCCTTTGA
- a CDS encoding YwbE family protein produces MDGRKRANIKPGTHVNIVQKQDQRSGELTEGYVQDILTNSPNHPHGIKVRLETGEVGRVQEILPED; encoded by the coding sequence ATGGACGGCAGAAAAAGAGCCAATATCAAACCGGGCACCCACGTAAACATCGTGCAGAAGCAGGACCAGCGCTCCGGCGAACTCACCGAAGGCTATGTCCAGGACATCCTCACCAACTCCCCCAATCACCCCCACGGCATAAAAGTAAGGTTGGAGACCGGAGAAGTGGGCCGGGTCCAAGAGATATTGCCGGAAGACTGA
- a CDS encoding DUF1684 domain-containing protein codes for MQRPLKLIIFAGIALVLFYFMKDALFNDDNYIKPLLKEREDKDLSFRTRANSPFDDAGRRAFKNLVYYEPDLEYRVQAKVEELPQQDTLLMPLTNGSYEPYLRYGIAAFELKGEPLKLTLYKKLSGEKDQLFVPFTDKTNGFETYGGGRFLDVPYEEGAKTVRLDFNRAYSPFCAYDPDYVCPVPPKDNRLAVAIAAGEKTYEKPE; via the coding sequence ATGCAGAGACCGCTGAAACTAATCATCTTTGCCGGCATAGCGCTGGTGCTTTTCTATTTCATGAAGGATGCGCTCTTCAACGACGATAACTACATTAAGCCGCTGCTGAAGGAGCGGGAGGACAAGGACCTGTCTTTCCGGACACGCGCTAACAGTCCTTTTGACGATGCCGGACGCCGTGCCTTCAAGAACCTGGTGTACTACGAGCCAGACCTGGAGTACAGGGTGCAGGCCAAAGTGGAGGAGCTGCCGCAGCAGGACACCCTGCTCATGCCTCTGACCAACGGGAGCTACGAGCCGTACCTGCGCTACGGGATAGCCGCCTTCGAGCTCAAGGGCGAACCGCTGAAGCTGACGCTGTACAAAAAGCTTAGCGGCGAGAAAGACCAGCTCTTCGTGCCGTTCACCGATAAAACCAACGGCTTCGAGACCTATGGCGGCGGGCGTTTTTTGGATGTGCCGTATGAGGAGGGCGCGAAGACCGTTCGGCTCGATTTTAACCGCGCCTACAGTCCCTTCTGCGCCTATGATCCCGATTACGTGTGCCCGGTGCCGCCCAAAGACAATCGCTTAGCAGTGGCCATTGCGGCAGGAGAGAAGACGTACGAGAAGCCGGAGTAA
- the pheT gene encoding phenylalanine--tRNA ligase subunit beta — protein sequence MLISFDWLKQLIPTDKTAEEIGVLLTGSGLEVEGIHTFDLVQGGLEGIVLGEVLTCERHPDADRLNITTVDIGADEPSQIVCGAPNVAAGQRVVVATVNSTLYPSEGEPFKIKKSKIRGAASEGMICAEDEIGIGASHAGIMVLDTDLPNGTPAAKFFGLGSDKVFEIGLTPNRADAASHFGVARDLQALLDESAQLPKVGDFKVNNTSRSIAVEVQNTEACPRYAGVTITGLKVGPSPEWMQKRLRAIGLSPINNVVDVTNYVLHELGQPLHAFDADKITGKKIVVKTVEEGTTFKTLDGVERKLGANDLMICNAEEPMAIGGVFGGEDSGVTEETNSIFIESAYFSPDWVRRTGMNHGLKTDASFRFERGTDPNMVILALKRAALLVQEVAGGEVSSEIVDVYPEAIENREIRLSIERTHMLIGQHIGTERIKTILEDLGIQVTHETETHLTLSVPPFKVDVTREADVVEEILRIYGFNNIQMDENLATTYLAKFPKPYAENVVEAISNYIADNGFHEIITNSITNSNYYEPAGEAEMAGLVKVVNYNSEDLDVLRKSMVFSGLEVLRRNINRRQRELKLFELGKVYEQREGDYKESRRLSLYMAGNTTAESWKQPSIKSAFHDMAGVVQNVLRKLNAGDFEVQPLQENSYMRQGIAYVKNGTVVAELGVLDAGVTRFMEVKEQVWYAELNWDYLLKKYKDKLVAEELPKFPEVRRDLSLVLDRNVTFDQLKQLAFKVERKLLQSVNVFDVYEGDKIEAGKKAYALSFTLQDKQQTLTDKVIESTMNRLMQQFEKQLGAFIRK from the coding sequence ATGCTGATTTCATTCGACTGGCTGAAACAACTTATACCTACTGATAAAACTGCTGAAGAAATAGGCGTACTGCTAACCGGTTCCGGCTTAGAGGTGGAGGGCATTCATACCTTCGATCTGGTGCAGGGCGGCCTGGAGGGCATTGTGCTGGGCGAGGTACTGACCTGCGAGCGCCACCCGGACGCCGACCGCCTGAACATCACCACAGTAGATATCGGTGCGGATGAGCCAAGCCAGATCGTGTGTGGTGCGCCAAACGTGGCTGCAGGGCAGCGCGTGGTGGTTGCCACCGTGAACAGCACGCTTTACCCAAGCGAGGGAGAGCCTTTCAAAATAAAGAAGTCGAAAATTCGCGGTGCGGCATCAGAGGGAATGATCTGTGCCGAGGATGAAATCGGAATCGGCGCCTCGCATGCCGGCATTATGGTGCTGGATACGGATCTGCCGAATGGCACGCCTGCCGCAAAGTTCTTTGGTTTAGGCTCTGATAAAGTATTTGAAATTGGTTTGACACCTAACAGAGCCGATGCCGCTTCGCACTTTGGTGTGGCCCGCGACCTGCAGGCCCTGCTCGATGAAAGCGCGCAGCTGCCAAAAGTGGGCGATTTTAAAGTAAACAACACCTCCCGCTCCATTGCGGTGGAAGTACAGAATACGGAAGCCTGCCCGCGCTACGCTGGTGTTACTATCACTGGTTTGAAAGTGGGCCCTTCACCGGAATGGATGCAGAAGCGCCTGCGCGCCATTGGCCTGTCGCCGATCAACAACGTGGTGGACGTGACCAACTACGTGCTGCACGAACTGGGCCAGCCCCTGCACGCCTTTGATGCGGATAAGATTACAGGCAAAAAGATCGTGGTGAAAACGGTGGAGGAAGGTACTACTTTCAAAACACTGGACGGCGTGGAGCGCAAGTTAGGTGCGAATGACCTGATGATCTGCAACGCGGAGGAGCCGATGGCCATTGGGGGCGTGTTCGGTGGTGAGGACTCCGGTGTGACAGAAGAAACCAACAGCATCTTCATCGAAAGTGCTTATTTCTCACCGGATTGGGTGCGCCGCACCGGCATGAATCACGGCCTGAAGACCGATGCCTCATTCCGTTTTGAGCGTGGCACCGACCCGAACATGGTTATACTTGCTCTAAAGCGCGCTGCGCTGCTGGTGCAGGAAGTAGCCGGTGGTGAGGTGAGCTCTGAGATTGTGGATGTATACCCGGAGGCAATCGAAAACCGCGAGATACGCCTTAGCATCGAGCGCACGCACATGCTTATCGGGCAGCACATCGGCACAGAGCGCATCAAAACCATATTGGAGGACCTGGGTATCCAGGTGACGCACGAAACTGAAACGCACCTGACGCTGTCAGTGCCGCCGTTCAAAGTGGATGTGACGCGTGAGGCCGATGTGGTGGAGGAAATCCTGCGCATCTACGGCTTCAACAACATACAGATGGACGAGAACCTGGCCACCACCTACCTGGCCAAGTTTCCGAAGCCGTACGCTGAGAATGTGGTGGAGGCGATCTCGAACTACATCGCCGACAACGGCTTTCATGAGATCATCACCAACTCTATCACCAACTCCAACTATTACGAGCCAGCAGGCGAGGCTGAAATGGCAGGCTTGGTGAAGGTGGTGAACTACAACTCTGAGGACCTGGACGTGCTGCGCAAAAGCATGGTGTTCTCTGGCCTGGAGGTGCTGCGCCGCAACATCAACCGCCGCCAGCGCGAACTGAAGCTGTTTGAGCTGGGCAAAGTATACGAGCAGCGGGAGGGCGACTACAAAGAAAGCCGCAGGCTGTCGCTATACATGGCCGGCAACACAACGGCCGAAAGCTGGAAGCAGCCAAGTATAAAATCTGCCTTCCACGATATGGCGGGCGTGGTGCAGAACGTACTGCGAAAATTAAACGCTGGCGATTTTGAAGTACAGCCGCTGCAGGAGAACAGCTACATGCGCCAGGGCATCGCCTACGTGAAGAACGGAACGGTAGTGGCCGAACTGGGCGTGCTGGATGCCGGCGTTACCCGTTTTATGGAAGTGAAAGAGCAAGTGTGGTACGCCGAACTGAACTGGGATTACCTGCTGAAGAAGTATAAAGACAAATTAGTAGCCGAGGAACTGCCGAAGTTCCCGGAGGTGCGCCGCGACCTGTCGCTGGTGCTGGACCGTAACGTGACTTTTGACCAGCTGAAGCAACTGGCCTTTAAAGTAGAGCGCAAGCTGCTACAAAGTGTGAACGTGTTCGATGTGTACGAAGGCGACAAGATAGAGGCGGGCAAGAAAGCCTACGCCCTGAGCTTTACCCTGCAGGACAAGCAGCAGACGCTAACCGATAAGGTGATCGAGAGCACGATGAACCGCCTGATGCAGCAATTCGAGAAACAATTGGGAGCTTTTATCCGCAAATAG
- the uvsE gene encoding UV DNA damage repair endonuclease UvsE — protein sequence MKIGYPCINQTLDCSSSRTFRLASYSEERLIETVEQNLACLRRILEYNVQHGLYFFRLSSGLVPFASHEVNKYNWQEHFKLTFRRLGAYIKNNNMRISMHPDQFVVLNSPNETTVRNSIAELVYQGSVLDLMELDATAKLQIHGGGAYGDKPSAMQRFAEVYHTMLPDAVKARLCVENDDRTYTLQDCLELNELTGVPVIFDNFHHECVNNGEPMREAVEMAAATWQPERDGILMMDYSSQAQGERRGKHTQSIEEQLFHDFLAETEGLNMDIMLEIKDKEESAIKALEVAREMGRLEV from the coding sequence ATGAAAATCGGATACCCCTGCATCAACCAAACCCTCGACTGCTCCTCCTCCCGCACCTTCCGGTTAGCCTCCTACTCTGAGGAGCGCCTGATCGAGACGGTGGAGCAGAACCTTGCCTGCCTGCGCCGCATCCTGGAGTACAACGTACAGCACGGGCTCTACTTCTTCCGCCTCTCCTCCGGCCTGGTTCCCTTTGCCTCGCATGAGGTGAACAAGTATAACTGGCAGGAACATTTCAAACTGACGTTCCGGAGGCTTGGAGCTTACATCAAGAACAACAACATGCGCATCTCCATGCACCCTGACCAGTTTGTGGTCCTCAACTCGCCCAACGAGACAACGGTGCGCAACAGCATTGCTGAGCTGGTGTACCAGGGAAGCGTATTGGATTTGATGGAGCTGGATGCCACGGCTAAGCTGCAGATTCACGGGGGCGGGGCCTACGGCGACAAACCTTCGGCCATGCAGCGCTTTGCCGAAGTATACCATACCATGCTACCCGATGCAGTAAAGGCGCGCCTCTGCGTGGAGAATGACGACCGCACGTACACCCTGCAGGACTGCCTGGAGCTAAATGAACTAACAGGGGTGCCCGTTATTTTTGATAACTTCCACCACGAGTGCGTGAACAACGGTGAGCCGATGCGCGAGGCAGTGGAGATGGCTGCCGCTACCTGGCAACCGGAGCGGGACGGCATTCTGATGATGGACTACAGCTCTCAGGCGCAAGGCGAGCGCAGGGGCAAGCACACGCAAAGTATAGAGGAGCAGCTGTTTCACGACTTCCTGGCCGAGACTGAAGGCCTGAACATGGACATCATGCTGGAGATAAAGGACAAGGAAGAAAGCGCCATAAAAGCGCTGGAGGTGGCCAGGGAGATGGGCCGGCTAGAAGTATGA
- a CDS encoding metallophosphoesterase — translation MQKLISTGIIFLILFLLDLYVFQAIRLVTQNIPPVVRNIIYFLYWSVFVVTAVTFALASATRGTPPTNFQTYLASTLFIFFASKMVVVLFLFVDDIVRIGKVVMNATSSEVAFDASRSKFLSQLGLLVAAVPFTAFIYGMAKGAYDYQVKRVTLRFPNLPASFDGFKMLQISDLHTGSFMSEEPLREAVQLINKQEADLVFFTGDLVNNLASEVQPHIPALSEIRAKTAVYSVLGNHDYADYVRDWPNPAAKAENMRAMLDSHRRMGWQLLLNENRIIERNGEQIAVLGVENWGNRAGFPKYGRLGQAYQGTENVPFKVLLSHDPSHWDGEINKDFQDIDLTLSGHTHGMQFGVNIPGWKWSPVQYVYKQWAGLYKKGRQHLYVNTGLGFLGYPGRVGFLPEITVFELKRA, via the coding sequence ATGCAAAAATTAATCTCCACCGGAATCATATTCCTGATACTCTTCCTCCTGGACCTGTACGTTTTCCAGGCCATCAGGCTGGTTACACAAAATATACCTCCGGTTGTCCGAAACATCATTTACTTCCTGTACTGGTCTGTTTTTGTGGTGACTGCCGTTACGTTCGCCCTGGCTTCAGCCACGCGCGGCACGCCGCCAACAAATTTCCAGACGTACCTGGCCAGCACGTTGTTTATCTTTTTTGCCTCCAAGATGGTGGTGGTGCTCTTCCTTTTTGTGGATGATATTGTACGCATCGGCAAAGTCGTGATGAATGCTACATCCAGCGAGGTAGCGTTTGATGCATCACGCAGCAAGTTTCTGAGCCAGTTGGGCCTGTTGGTTGCGGCCGTGCCTTTTACAGCGTTTATCTACGGTATGGCAAAGGGCGCCTACGATTACCAAGTAAAGCGCGTTACGCTGCGCTTCCCGAACCTGCCCGCCTCTTTCGATGGTTTTAAGATGCTGCAGATCTCTGACCTGCACACCGGTAGCTTTATGTCGGAGGAGCCTTTGAGAGAAGCCGTGCAACTCATAAACAAGCAGGAGGCCGACCTGGTGTTCTTTACCGGCGATTTGGTGAACAACCTGGCCTCCGAGGTGCAGCCGCACATTCCGGCTCTAAGCGAGATACGTGCTAAAACAGCCGTTTACTCGGTATTGGGCAACCACGATTACGCGGATTATGTGCGCGACTGGCCGAACCCGGCAGCCAAGGCAGAGAACATGCGCGCCATGCTAGACAGCCACCGCCGCATGGGCTGGCAGCTGCTCCTGAACGAGAACCGGATTATTGAGCGAAACGGCGAGCAGATAGCGGTGCTGGGCGTGGAGAACTGGGGCAACCGCGCGGGCTTTCCGAAGTATGGCCGCCTCGGGCAGGCCTACCAGGGAACCGAGAACGTGCCGTTCAAGGTGCTGCTCTCGCACGACCCTTCGCACTGGGATGGCGAGATCAACAAAGATTTCCAGGACATCGACCTGACATTATCGGGGCACACCCACGGTATGCAGTTTGGCGTGAACATACCCGGCTGGAAGTGGAGCCCGGTGCAGTACGTGTACAAGCAGTGGGCAGGGCTTTACAAAAAAGGCCGCCAGCACCTGTACGTAAACACGGGCCTCGGCTTTTTGGGTTATCCGGGGCGCGTGGGCTTTCTGCCGGAGATCACGGTGTTCGAGCTGAAGCGCGCGTAA
- a CDS encoding phosphotransferase, which yields MTTFPVIDSTLSAMHLSLWVAERYSLGADTACRLFRTNMNHTYLVTAAGKQFVLRVYSYNKRTATEIAEEIRLLNMLKESNIGVSYPLPAKDGTYVQHINAPEGERHAVLFSFGEGGKVRHLTAELSHAIGAMMAKIHQRTASENINRTTYNTHTLAELPYQRIKAFFPESLAEMEFVKASGALLNTVFDKATAASLRSGIVHLDIWYDNMTITDDGKITLFDFDNAGNGWFVLDIGYYCMQLFYVEQDKTAYEKKRRSFLEGYQSIAPVPDEELKLIPYAGLAIWIYYLGIQAERFDNFSNMFFTENYLKMYLGKVKEWLKYHNIEV from the coding sequence ATGACGACATTTCCTGTGATTGATTCAACACTCTCTGCCATGCACCTGTCCTTGTGGGTGGCAGAAAGGTATTCACTCGGCGCGGATACCGCCTGCAGGCTATTCAGAACCAACATGAACCACACCTACCTGGTGACTGCAGCAGGCAAGCAGTTTGTTCTGAGGGTTTACAGCTACAACAAACGCACGGCAACTGAAATAGCAGAGGAAATAAGGCTGTTGAACATGCTCAAAGAAAGCAACATAGGTGTTTCGTACCCACTTCCAGCCAAAGACGGCACGTATGTGCAGCACATCAATGCCCCTGAAGGAGAGAGGCATGCCGTGCTTTTCTCATTTGGCGAGGGAGGGAAAGTACGTCACCTTACAGCGGAACTTAGTCATGCCATAGGCGCCATGATGGCAAAAATCCACCAGCGAACAGCTAGTGAAAACATCAACCGAACAACCTATAACACGCATACTCTAGCCGAACTGCCTTACCAACGCATAAAGGCTTTTTTTCCTGAATCGTTAGCGGAAATGGAATTTGTTAAGGCATCAGGCGCACTGCTAAACACAGTTTTTGACAAGGCTACCGCAGCAAGCTTACGATCCGGCATTGTGCACCTGGATATCTGGTATGACAACATGACCATAACCGATGATGGTAAAATTACCTTATTTGACTTTGACAATGCCGGTAACGGCTGGTTTGTGTTGGATATAGGCTACTACTGCATGCAACTGTTTTACGTGGAGCAGGACAAAACTGCCTACGAAAAGAAGCGAAGGAGCTTTCTGGAAGGCTACCAAAGCATCGCTCCTGTTCCAGACGAAGAGTTAAAGCTGATTCCGTATGCAGGGCTAGCCATCTGGATCTACTACCTCGGTATTCAAGCCGAAAGATTCGACAATTTCTCAAACATGTTCTTCACTGAGAACTACCTGAAAATGTACCTGGGCAAAGTAAAGGAATGGCTGAAGTATCATAACATTGAAGTATAA
- a CDS encoding peptidase associated/transthyretin-like domain-containing protein, with amino-acid sequence MPPPASIYTSLTLLLLLYVFPARAQRVQVHGVVLGSDGKTPLLGAGITNINANTVTITDAAGRFSVPAQPLDSLLVRAVGFKPVLYLVDEQAVSGKPLILILQEDSVLLQEVQVRSMPSEEEMRRILHSKAPEKRALVQRPGYNPALEPPPPPEESLPNMVLNPASYFSREGMQRRQLKKHLEAGAEKQRQAEAERIKAEEARYNSFFKDSTSNQ; translated from the coding sequence ATGCCGCCACCCGCCAGTATTTATACTTCCCTGACCCTCCTGCTTCTGCTGTATGTATTTCCGGCGCGTGCGCAACGGGTACAGGTGCACGGCGTGGTACTCGGCTCTGACGGAAAGACACCTCTCCTGGGAGCGGGAATCACAAACATCAATGCAAACACTGTCACCATTACGGATGCGGCAGGCCGTTTCAGCGTTCCGGCACAGCCGCTGGATTCGCTGCTGGTACGTGCAGTAGGCTTTAAACCGGTGCTATACCTGGTAGATGAACAGGCCGTGTCTGGTAAACCCCTCATACTTATACTTCAGGAAGACAGTGTGCTGCTGCAGGAGGTGCAGGTGCGGAGCATGCCCTCGGAGGAAGAGATGCGGCGGATTTTACACAGCAAGGCACCAGAAAAGCGGGCGCTGGTGCAGCGGCCGGGCTATAACCCCGCGCTGGAGCCGCCTCCCCCACCTGAAGAGTCCCTCCCGAACATGGTGCTGAACCCAGCCTCCTATTTCTCCAGGGAAGGAATGCAGCGCAGGCAGTTGAAGAAGCACCTGGAGGCAGGGGCAGAAAAGCAAAGACAGGCCGAGGCGGAACGCATAAAGGCAGAGGAGGCGCGCTACAACAGCTTCTTTAAAGACAGCACCAGCAACCAGTAA
- a CDS encoding TetR/AcrR family transcriptional regulator — MVKTKKEVILDTALSLFADKGYDATPTSLIAREAGVSEGLIFKHYQNKENLLEAVVKAGYRRITDKSKGLVVEDDPAKLICNILDMPQKLVEDERNFWRMQFRLVDEEISQKHHIRFSHSVMQKLVEAFKKLGYKEPELESEVIMLMVEGLWRQFLHDPDQAHFTKMLDLIKSKYKGEAA; from the coding sequence ATGGTCAAGACAAAAAAAGAGGTTATACTGGACACAGCCCTAAGCCTGTTTGCCGATAAAGGATACGATGCCACCCCTACCAGCCTTATCGCCAGAGAGGCCGGTGTGTCAGAAGGGCTTATCTTTAAGCATTATCAAAACAAGGAGAATCTTTTGGAGGCTGTGGTGAAGGCAGGTTACAGGCGCATTACCGACAAGAGCAAAGGGTTGGTGGTGGAGGACGATCCTGCCAAACTGATCTGCAACATTCTCGACATGCCGCAGAAGCTGGTGGAGGACGAGCGGAACTTCTGGCGCATGCAATTCAGGTTGGTAGACGAGGAGATATCGCAGAAGCACCACATCCGCTTTTCGCACTCGGTGATGCAGAAGCTGGTGGAGGCCTTTAAGAAATTGGGCTATAAAGAACCTGAATTGGAGTCTGAAGTAATCATGCTGATGGTGGAGGGGCTCTGGCGCCAGTTTCTGCACGACCCGGACCAGGCGCACTTCACCAAGATGCTCGACCTCATTAAATCAAAGTATAAAGGCGAGGCGGCCTGA
- a CDS encoding carboxypeptidase-like regulatory domain-containing protein → MHRTLLLYLLPLLLLCCSLPALGQRSIRISGTVLEQDRTTPIPGATIMKVNTNMGVVSDAEGKFLIDVAQEDTLMIRALGFKPLLYLPKALPVSELRVTIVLREDSVMLGEVEVTSRPSQEMIDRALRNMKRETASQTENPNYLPGFEPPPPKAPPAPTILNPINLMYDMFSSEGKQKRQLQEVKAQEEALQEAERRRKEREEYNKYFKDNTGYQ, encoded by the coding sequence ATGCACCGAACCCTACTCCTATACCTTCTCCCCCTGTTGCTGCTATGCTGCAGCCTGCCTGCATTGGGCCAGCGGAGCATACGGATTAGCGGAACGGTACTGGAGCAGGACCGCACCACGCCCATACCCGGTGCCACCATTATGAAGGTGAACACCAACATGGGCGTTGTGTCTGATGCCGAGGGAAAGTTCTTGATTGATGTGGCGCAGGAAGATACGCTGATGATCCGGGCACTGGGTTTTAAGCCTTTGCTATACCTGCCAAAGGCCCTGCCTGTGTCGGAACTGCGAGTGACCATTGTGCTGCGGGAAGACAGCGTGATGCTGGGCGAGGTAGAGGTAACCAGCCGTCCCTCGCAGGAAATGATAGACCGTGCCCTGCGCAACATGAAACGCGAAACCGCCAGCCAGACCGAGAACCCCAATTACCTCCCGGGGTTTGAGCCACCACCACCGAAGGCGCCGCCTGCCCCCACCATCCTGAACCCCATTAACCTGATGTACGACATGTTCTCGAGCGAGGGCAAGCAAAAGCGCCAGTTACAGGAAGTCAAGGCACAGGAGGAGGCACTGCAGGAAGCGGAGCGCCGGCGGAAGGAACGGGAGGAATACAATAAGTACTTCAAGGACAATACCGGATATCAATAA
- a CDS encoding DUF4112 domain-containing protein, which yields MATDNTRYTRTPRSENLKWVDYMVHLMDNQFKLPGTNFRFGLDPLLGFVPVAGDLASFGMSAVLVLTMARHGASGKLVALMLVNIGLDALIGSIPLVGNIFDFAFKANQRNVRLLRAYYEEGKYRGSGKNIIIGAIIGLVVLLGLLLWALWELAEWVYSWLASYF from the coding sequence ATGGCAACAGATAACACACGCTACACGCGCACCCCTCGCTCGGAAAACCTGAAATGGGTGGACTACATGGTGCACCTGATGGACAACCAGTTCAAGCTTCCGGGCACCAACTTCCGCTTTGGCCTGGACCCGCTGCTGGGCTTCGTTCCGGTAGCCGGCGATCTGGCCTCTTTCGGCATGTCGGCGGTGCTGGTGCTGACGATGGCCCGCCATGGTGCCAGTGGCAAGCTGGTAGCGCTTATGCTGGTAAATATTGGCCTTGATGCCCTGATCGGGAGCATTCCGCTGGTGGGCAACATCTTCGACTTCGCCTTTAAGGCAAACCAACGCAACGTGCGGCTGCTGCGCGCCTATTACGAAGAGGGCAAATACCGGGGCAGCGGCAAGAACATCATTATCGGCGCTATCATCGGTTTGGTGGTTTTGTTGGGTTTGCTGCTCTGGGCGCTGTGGGAACTGGCCGAGTGGGTGTATTCCTGGCTGGCGTCATACTTCTAG
- a CDS encoding four helix bundle protein: MMKLSQALPARLESQVIGKQLLRAATSVAANYRAACRARSSAEFAAKIGIVLEEADESLFWLEMLEESQIIAAHKLVQLKQEAAELTAILTSIRKSAARKNNFQTPQPPNFLT; the protein is encoded by the coding sequence GTGATGAAGCTTTCGCAGGCGTTGCCTGCTAGACTTGAGTCACAAGTAATAGGGAAGCAGCTATTGCGGGCAGCAACTTCTGTGGCTGCCAATTACCGGGCCGCTTGCCGTGCAAGGTCTTCTGCGGAATTTGCAGCCAAGATAGGTATTGTGCTGGAAGAGGCAGATGAATCACTGTTTTGGCTTGAGATGCTGGAAGAGTCTCAAATTATTGCGGCTCACAAATTGGTGCAGCTAAAGCAGGAAGCCGCCGAACTGACAGCCATACTTACCAGCATTAGAAAGTCAGCAGCAAGAAAAAATAACTTTCAAACTCCCCAACCTCCAAACTTTCTAACTTAA